The Shewanella pealeana ATCC 700345 genome contains the following window.
GCCGTGTTGAAATACTCGCCTTACCGATTAAGTCGTAGTGGTAATACGCTACATCGCACCGGCGGCATTATTGCTAAGCAAAACGATGCCTTGGCGATAAGGCGCATACAGGTGATTAAATTCTATCAGCCATTGATAGGCCGCTTACTTAAGCTTTGGACTGTGTACTTTAAACAGGTTCAGGGTCATGAAGTCGAGCAGCGTGGCTCGACTAATATGCTGGTTCCCAGCATGAGCCGTGGTGAAATTGCTCTACTTCTCCCCGAGCTAAAGGGCGTTGAAGCCAGCTCGACTCAGCTACCCAAGCAATATCAACACATTCATCTTGGCTGGTTCTGGCGCCGTGGGTTATTGCCATTATTAGTGCCCGCTATCAACACCTATTTTCTTGGCTTAAACCTGTTTACCGATCTGCTGTGGATAGGTGCAATTTTATTATGTAGCGGGATCTATTTAAGGTATCGACAGTATGGCTATCACCTAGAAGGTAATGACCTTTGGTTTCACTCAGGATTGCTTGGTCACAGCTGGCAACTTATCGCGTTGGCTAAGGTTCAACATGTATCAATAACACAGTCCCCCAATCAAAAACGAAGTGGCTTGGCTAACCTTGAAATTGGCCTCGCCAGTGGTACAGTTAAGCTGCCTTATATCTCTATCATTGCGGCGCGAGAAATTGCAGAGCGATCCCTCGTGCTTATTCATAACGACCATCGAAACTGGATATAGCCATGAACAGACTAGCCACAGAGCACACATCGGCGCAGCCAATTACCCCTGATATGATTATTCACTTCTGGTTTGAAGAGATTGAGCCGAAACAGTGGTGGATAAAAGACGCTGAGTTTGACGAGTTAATTAAGCAGCGTTATGCCAGCTTATTAGCACAAGCAATCCAAGGCGAGCTCTATCACTGGCGGGCTACGCCGCAAGGAAGGCTTGCCGAGATCATCGTGTTAGACCAATTCTCGCGCAACATTTACCGTGACAGCGCAAAAGCCTTTGCCGCCGATGCCATTGCACTGGTGCTTGCGCAAGAGGCTGTCGCGATTAATAGCGACTCCGAGCTAAAAGCTAAGCAGGTGCCGTTTCTGTTTATGCCCTATATGCACAGCGAATCGCCATTAGTGCATGAAGTGGCGGTTAGGCTATTTAGTCGCGATGCAGCTAAAGGTAATTTAGATTTTGAGCTCAGGCACAAGGCTATCATCGACCAGTTTGGTCGTTATCCTCACCGCAATTCCATCTTAGACCGTGAGTCTACCGTCGAAGAGATAGCTTTCTTACAGCAACCGGGCTCCAGTTTCTAACTGCCGCACTGCTTTGACCTAACGAGTAAAAAGACGAACAAAACAGCCACACAAATGATGTGTGGCTGTTTTTGTATTGCATTTTACAGCAATCTTTACGCCGTAAAGGCTTATTTAATCACCTGGCTATTTAGCGGTTTTAACGAATTATCTTAAGCAGCCAATTAGACTCGACTTACTTAACGACTAGCACTGGACACTTGGCTTTATTGGCTAAGGTCTCGGCAATATTAGGGTTGAGTAGATGCGCAATCCCTTTGCGACCGTGACTGGCAATAACTATCATACCAATCTGACCGACCTCAGCCTCTGCAAGGATCTCATCTAAGACATCCCCTTTGCGTAGTACCGTTTTCACCGTCAAGCCATGATTGAGCTCCTGCAAGATCTGCTGCTCTATTTTCTCTAGATTTTCATTGGCCGCGGTCTCTATTTGTCTATCAAGTTGCTCCACAGACTCTACTGCAATGCCATAATGATGCTCACTAAAAGGTTCACTCATCACATGCACCAATCGTAAGCTCACACCATATAGATTTGCCATCTCGATGGCATAGCTCAGTGCATGAGACGCCGTCAATGAAAAATCAGTTGGACATAAAATTTGTCGAGTACGCATAACTTCTCCTCAACCCAGCCTATTTGTACTGGGTTGCAGTCTCGCTTTTAAATGACTCAAACACAGGAGTCATTTAACTGTTGTATTACTTCACCACTAGCACTGGGCACTGAGCGCGATTCGCTACGGCTTCTGCAACGTTAGAATGCAAAAAGTGCGATAGCCCGGTGCGACCATGGCTGGCAATGACTATCATTCCAGACTCTGAGCCTTCGGCCTCTTTAAGAATCTGCTCGGCAGCGCTGCCGTGGCGAATAACAGACTCAACCGAGAGCTCACTCTTGAGTTCAGTTAATAGCTTCTTCATATTATCAGCCGCTGAGTCCTCCATACTCTGAGCAAGCTCTTCAGGGGTCACCGTAAGGATTTGATAATTATCCACTCCCATAGGCTGCTCGATAACATGCACGATACGTAGGCCAACATGGTATAAATTTGCCATTTCAATCGCATACTTTAGTGCATGGGACGCCGTATCTGAAAAATCCGTTGGACATAAGATTTGACGACTACGCATAACTATTTCCTCCAAACATTATTCGCTTGCTATCACCATGATGAATACCGCTTTATGGCAAAGACTTAAAACTTTAATTCAGTGCTATTACTTAAGGCATAAATTAATGCTATTTCCTCATACTAAGGTTAGTCATTAAGCCACTCGCGCGCCTCTTTTTTACTCTCAAAAAACTTAGCATCGTAAGGGGTAAACCAGTCCGTCATTTTCGCCATCCACTCTTGCAGTCGTCCCTCACCTACAATGGCTATTTTCTCGAACGACTTACCGTGGGCAACGCCTAATTTAAGATCGTCCCAGGCGGCGCGCAGCTCCCAACCATCTAGCTCGCTGATATCCGCTAATACATTAATTTCAGGTTCTTCTACCCCAGCAATCGCAGATTCCAACATGGGAACCATATAAAGATAATCTTCGTGGGTTAACTTACCAACAGCAACAAACGTCATATAAAACTTGCTACCACTGCGCTCAATTCCCACAGATATACCATGCCTATCGTTGCTCATTTGATGCTCCTCCGTTTTGAAGTCTGTTGGCTAAAAATAACAGCTTTTGTTAATTCAATTTTAGAGTCTTGACGATTATTGAGTTTGATCTAGCTCACAATTCAATATGATATTTGATCTTTAATCAAAAGTTCATTATTATCAGACCGACTAATCAGTCGGTTACTTAAAGGCCACATCTGGAGCTCAGTTAATGAATATGCATATCGACAATCAGGCAACACAACCTCTCTCGCAAATGCTTATCAAACAGCGCACTAGCTACTTAAAAGAGCCTGCGCCCAATTATGACGCCAGGATTGAGCACCTAAAGAGTCTTAAAGCCGCGATT
Protein-coding sequences here:
- a CDS encoding STAS/SEC14 domain-containing protein produces the protein MSNDRHGISVGIERSGSKFYMTFVAVGKLTHEDYLYMVPMLESAIAGVEEPEINVLADISELDGWELRAAWDDLKLGVAHGKSFEKIAIVGEGRLQEWMAKMTDWFTPYDAKFFESKKEAREWLND
- a CDS encoding universal stress protein, with product MRTRQILCPTDFSLTASHALSYAIEMANLYGVSLRLVHVMSEPFSEHHYGIAVESVEQLDRQIETAANENLEKIEQQILQELNHGLTVKTVLRKGDVLDEILAEAEVGQIGMIVIASHGRKGIAHLLNPNIAETLANKAKCPVLVVK
- a CDS encoding universal stress protein; translation: MRSRQILCPTDFSDTASHALKYAIEMANLYHVGLRIVHVIEQPMGVDNYQILTVTPEELAQSMEDSAADNMKKLLTELKSELSVESVIRHGSAAEQILKEAEGSESGMIVIASHGRTGLSHFLHSNVAEAVANRAQCPVLVVK
- a CDS encoding DUF924 family protein, with the translated sequence MNRLATEHTSAQPITPDMIIHFWFEEIEPKQWWIKDAEFDELIKQRYASLLAQAIQGELYHWRATPQGRLAEIIVLDQFSRNIYRDSAKAFAADAIALVLAQEAVAINSDSELKAKQVPFLFMPYMHSESPLVHEVAVRLFSRDAAKGNLDFELRHKAIIDQFGRYPHRNSILDRESTVEEIAFLQQPGSSF